The following coding sequences lie in one Jonesia denitrificans DSM 20603 genomic window:
- a CDS encoding alpha/beta hydrolase → MPRSRVRRYALRTLAVLGVLVLLAVGGMVAWSQIGVMPAEPDPLASVTNDPRITVTDAGLALVLTPTDPTTSDAPLTSTGLVMIPGAKVEAAAYVATFADVVTTTGVTVVITKPWLNLAFFDVRPLSTFTDLAPNVDTWMVAGHSLGGVRACQLASDTSGVILLASYCATDISTSTLPVLSISGSEDGLSTPEKIADARPLLPETATIREIEGANHAGFGAYGEQSGDGVATLDPATTRALISEDIITFLMR, encoded by the coding sequence ATGCCACGATCACGGGTGCGCCGGTACGCGCTGCGCACACTAGCTGTCCTTGGTGTTCTTGTTCTCCTCGCAGTGGGCGGCATGGTGGCGTGGAGCCAGATCGGAGTCATGCCCGCAGAACCTGACCCACTCGCCTCTGTCACCAATGACCCACGCATCACCGTCACCGATGCAGGGCTCGCACTTGTTCTGACCCCCACCGACCCCACCACATCCGATGCACCCCTAACCAGCACCGGTCTTGTCATGATTCCGGGGGCAAAGGTTGAGGCAGCCGCCTACGTGGCAACATTCGCGGACGTTGTCACCACCACCGGGGTGACAGTGGTGATCACCAAACCGTGGCTCAACCTCGCGTTCTTCGATGTTCGCCCGCTGTCTACCTTCACCGACCTCGCCCCGAATGTGGACACGTGGATGGTGGCCGGTCACTCCCTGGGCGGTGTGAGAGCCTGCCAGCTCGCCTCCGACACCAGCGGTGTGATCCTGCTCGCGTCGTACTGCGCAACCGACATCTCCACCTCTACCCTGCCCGTCCTCAGCATTTCCGGCAGCGAAGACGGGTTATCCACCCCAGAAAAAATTGCCGATGCGCGGCCCCTCCTGCCCGAAACTGCAACGATAAGAGAAATCGAGGGTGCAAACCATGCGGGGTTTGGTGCTTACGGTGAGCAATCAGGCGATGGGGTTGCCACCCTTGACCCGGCGACAACCCGCGCCCTCATCAGTGAGGACATCATCACGTTCCTCATGCGATGA
- a CDS encoding beta-galactosidase, translating to MTLPPASSIRYGGDYNPEQWPTETWDDDYAAFNAAHMNTLTVGVFMWSLIQPDETTYDFDVLDAIIDRAHAEDRQVVLATATAAVPPWLATTYPDVNRVDFEGRHHNYGQRHNACHSSPNYRRLATELAGRIAQRYAHHPAVIAWHINNEYGGYGGACYCDNCAQEFRTWLTRRYGTLDALNDAWYTTFWSHRYTNWDQIVPPTILSEHWKSPNHTAFQGITLDYYRFTTDTMIRTFTEEKDAIRAHSDLPVTTNFMGLYKPLDYHRWAPHLDFASWDNYPPDEHSANRMALAHDTMRGLKNGQPFWVMEQTPSTTASRDVNPVKKPGILGLWSWQSVAHGADAVLYFQMRQNRGACEKYHGAVLNHSGRLDTRVFTEAATLGHDFDTLGEHTQGLRTPARAAVILDWDSWWALEMSDGPNRHLSYIDTVLRLYTPLWEAGVPLDVIPITAPLDTYDVVVAPALHMLTTDITQRLTDVAHRGGTVITTVMSGRVDTNDHAFLDITPGPLAPLFGIRIDETDAHHPNDPVTLTTDLTNPLTPHRTNTPTHGTGHLVYDIIQLDGAEPVATYTGDWFTGTPAATRRSVGAGDAWYIGTILDDTTMTTIMHNAIARHHITSPFAATPGLEHTRRGHIDFLLNHHHTPHTLTLPFNGTNLLTGHTLTEGDTITLNPTDVAVIARHRDHTPEDTN from the coding sequence ATGACACTCCCACCCGCATCGTCAATCCGCTACGGCGGCGACTACAACCCCGAACAATGGCCCACCGAAACCTGGGACGACGACTACGCCGCGTTCAACGCAGCCCACATGAACACCCTCACCGTTGGGGTGTTCATGTGGTCACTCATCCAACCAGACGAAACCACCTACGACTTCGACGTGCTCGACGCCATCATCGACCGGGCACACGCCGAAGACCGCCAGGTTGTCCTGGCCACCGCCACCGCAGCCGTCCCCCCATGGCTGGCCACCACCTACCCTGACGTCAACCGGGTCGACTTTGAAGGACGCCACCACAACTACGGGCAACGCCACAACGCCTGCCACTCCTCACCCAACTACCGGCGCCTCGCCACCGAACTTGCGGGACGCATCGCCCAGCGTTACGCCCACCACCCTGCGGTGATCGCCTGGCATATCAACAACGAATACGGCGGATACGGGGGAGCCTGCTACTGCGACAACTGCGCCCAAGAGTTCCGCACCTGGCTCACCCGCCGATACGGCACACTCGACGCCCTCAACGATGCCTGGTACACGACGTTTTGGTCCCACCGGTACACGAACTGGGACCAGATCGTGCCCCCCACGATCCTCAGTGAACACTGGAAATCCCCCAACCACACCGCCTTCCAAGGGATCACACTCGACTACTACCGGTTCACCACCGACACCATGATCCGCACCTTCACCGAAGAAAAAGACGCCATCCGCGCCCACTCCGACCTGCCCGTCACCACCAACTTCATGGGCCTGTACAAACCCCTGGACTACCACCGGTGGGCACCCCACCTTGACTTCGCGTCCTGGGATAACTACCCGCCCGACGAACACAGCGCCAACCGGATGGCCCTTGCCCACGACACCATGCGTGGCCTCAAAAACGGGCAACCCTTCTGGGTCATGGAGCAAACCCCCTCCACCACGGCCAGCCGCGACGTCAACCCGGTGAAAAAACCTGGGATCCTGGGCCTGTGGTCCTGGCAATCCGTTGCCCACGGCGCTGACGCAGTCCTCTACTTCCAGATGCGCCAAAACCGGGGAGCCTGCGAAAAATACCACGGCGCTGTCCTCAACCACTCCGGGCGGCTCGACACCCGCGTCTTCACCGAAGCCGCAACCCTCGGTCACGACTTTGACACCCTGGGTGAGCACACGCAGGGGTTACGCACCCCCGCCCGAGCCGCCGTCATCCTCGACTGGGACTCCTGGTGGGCGTTAGAAATGTCCGACGGCCCCAACCGACACCTGTCCTACATCGACACCGTGCTGCGCCTGTACACACCCCTGTGGGAAGCCGGAGTCCCCCTCGACGTCATCCCCATCACCGCGCCGCTGGACACTTACGACGTCGTCGTCGCCCCCGCCCTGCACATGCTTACCACCGACATCACCCAACGCCTCACTGACGTCGCCCACCGTGGCGGTACCGTCATCACGACCGTCATGTCAGGGCGAGTCGACACCAACGACCACGCCTTCCTTGACATCACCCCAGGCCCGCTTGCCCCACTGTTCGGGATCCGCATCGACGAAACCGACGCCCACCACCCCAACGACCCCGTCACCCTCACCACCGACCTCACCAACCCACTCACCCCACACCGCACCAACACGCCCACACACGGGACAGGGCACCTGGTGTACGACATCATCCAACTCGACGGCGCGGAACCAGTCGCTACCTACACCGGCGACTGGTTCACCGGAACCCCCGCAGCAACCCGGCGCAGCGTCGGCGCAGGTGACGCCTGGTACATCGGCACCATCCTCGACGACACAACCATGACCACCATCATGCACAACGCCATTGCCCGCCACCACATCACCTCACCCTTCGCAGCAACCCCTGGCCTCGAACACACCCGCCGCGGACACATCGACTTCCTCCTCAACCACCACCACACCCCCCACACCCTCACACTGCCCTTTAACGGAACGAACCTCCTCACCGGCCACACCCTCACCGAAGGCGATACCATCACCCTGAACCCCACCGACGTCGCCGTCATTGCCCGACACCGCGACCACACACCCGAGGACACCAACTGA
- a CDS encoding GH39 family glycosyl hydrolase: protein MHVVPSTPVAQLTDAWRACVGTGRMGLSLRQGHSDAVKKAVADIGFQSIRGHGMFHDDMGIIKVSEVGGERVVRYSFLYLDQVIDSYLEAGVTPLLELGFMPEVLASGDQTVFWWKGKVTPPADYDAWCELVQVTLRHLIDRYGAEAAVSWPIEVWNEPNLTVFWKDADQDEYFRLYERTARAIKTVDARFQVGGPVLSPGSDHWWAPFIAFIERTGAPIDFVSRHAYTSGPAEHVPFGVYQTLMEPQHLIDQFAIPSEELKGTTLQGLPVHISEYNTSYRPDNPVHDTAYNAAYLAPVLARGGSTGVASFSYWTISDVFEEEGVPRALFHGGFGLLTHGNIPKPTYHLFAFMAAMGTDILSTGDDHLVTRHPDGHIAVLAWHPVTGEPATPTAGHTVSLSIPLDPTSAPTAGAHTPGKPAPASAAYASRQRVNDTLGNAFTAWQTMGRPPAPTRQQMRHLHLAATPHHTVTTHTITDGRVDLTLTLDRHEITLVELTATTNATEPWIDDTRIPGHATA, encoded by the coding sequence ATGCATGTCGTTCCATCAACCCCTGTTGCCCAGCTCACCGATGCGTGGCGCGCCTGTGTGGGAACTGGCCGGATGGGGTTGTCCCTGCGCCAGGGCCACAGTGACGCGGTGAAGAAAGCGGTTGCGGACATTGGGTTCCAGTCGATCCGCGGGCACGGCATGTTCCACGACGATATGGGAATCATCAAGGTCAGCGAGGTGGGTGGCGAACGGGTTGTTCGCTACTCGTTTCTCTACCTTGACCAGGTTATTGACTCCTACCTTGAGGCTGGGGTGACCCCACTGCTGGAGTTGGGGTTCATGCCGGAGGTGTTGGCGTCAGGGGACCAAACGGTGTTCTGGTGGAAAGGGAAGGTCACCCCACCTGCTGACTATGACGCCTGGTGCGAGCTTGTTCAGGTGACTTTGCGGCACCTTATTGACCGGTACGGTGCAGAAGCTGCGGTGAGCTGGCCCATTGAAGTGTGGAACGAACCAAACCTCACCGTGTTTTGGAAGGACGCCGACCAGGACGAATACTTCCGTTTGTACGAGCGCACAGCCCGAGCCATTAAAACAGTCGATGCGCGATTCCAGGTGGGTGGGCCCGTCCTATCCCCAGGGTCTGACCACTGGTGGGCGCCGTTTATCGCGTTCATTGAACGCACCGGCGCGCCCATTGATTTTGTGTCCCGCCACGCCTACACCTCCGGCCCCGCTGAGCATGTTCCGTTCGGGGTGTACCAAACCCTCATGGAACCACAGCACCTCATTGACCAGTTTGCGATCCCCAGCGAGGAACTGAAAGGCACCACCCTACAAGGGCTGCCCGTCCACATTTCCGAGTACAACACGTCCTACCGGCCCGACAACCCCGTTCACGACACCGCGTACAACGCCGCCTACCTTGCCCCTGTGCTTGCCCGCGGCGGTTCAACGGGCGTCGCGTCATTCTCCTACTGGACCATCAGCGACGTCTTTGAAGAAGAAGGTGTCCCGCGTGCGTTGTTCCACGGTGGGTTCGGGCTCCTCACCCACGGCAACATTCCCAAACCCACCTACCACCTGTTCGCATTCATGGCAGCGATGGGCACCGACATTCTCTCGACCGGGGATGACCACCTGGTCACCCGACACCCAGACGGTCACATCGCTGTCCTTGCCTGGCACCCGGTTACCGGAGAACCCGCTACCCCCACCGCTGGACACACCGTGAGCTTGTCCATTCCCCTAGACCCCACCAGCGCACCCACAGCCGGGGCGCACACACCCGGGAAACCCGCCCCCGCATCGGCAGCCTACGCCAGCCGCCAACGCGTCAACGACACCCTCGGAAATGCGTTCACCGCCTGGCAAACGATGGGCCGCCCGCCAGCACCCACCCGCCAGCAGATGCGCCACCTCCACCTCGCCGCCACCCCACACCACACCGTGACCACCCACACCATCACTGACGGCCGCGTCGACCTGACCCTCACCCTGGACCGCCACGAAATCACCCTCGTGGAACTCACCGCCACCACCAACGCCACCGAACCATGGATCGACGACACCCGAATCCCCGGTCACGCCACCGCCTAA